A single Phycisphaeraceae bacterium DNA region contains:
- a CDS encoding cyclase family protein has translation MPPKIYDITPPVTERLGVWPGDTPMSREVLCEIEKGASITLSTIRATVHLGAHADGPNHYGAGAPAISERSLDYYLGSCDVVEAGVARGLRVEPDDIRTQAGRGLAAIRHPRILIRTGTYPDAEDFSRDFAGLSVELIDALAARGVVTVGIDTPSVDLFDSKNLPAHKAILAHDMAILEGIDLRGVPLGSYELIALPLKLVGFDASPVRAVLRSL, from the coding sequence ATGCCGCCGAAGATCTACGACATCACTCCACCGGTCACGGAGCGGCTCGGCGTCTGGCCCGGCGACACGCCGATGTCGCGCGAGGTGCTGTGCGAGATCGAGAAGGGGGCGAGCATCACCCTCAGCACGATCCGCGCCACCGTCCACCTGGGGGCTCACGCCGATGGTCCCAACCACTACGGCGCCGGCGCCCCCGCGATCAGCGAGCGGTCCCTCGACTACTACCTCGGGTCGTGCGATGTGGTCGAGGCCGGTGTCGCGCGGGGCCTCCGCGTGGAACCGGACGACATCAGAACGCAGGCCGGCCGCGGCCTCGCGGCGATTCGCCACCCTCGCATACTCATCCGCACCGGTACCTACCCCGATGCCGAGGACTTCAGCAGAGACTTTGCCGGGCTCTCGGTTGAGCTGATCGACGCCCTTGCGGCCCGGGGCGTGGTGACAGTCGGCATCGACACTCCCAGCGTCGACCTCTTCGATTCCAAGAACCTCCCCGCGCACAAGGCGATCCTGGCTCATGACATGGCGATCCTCGAGGGGATCGACCTTCGCGGGGTTCCGCTCGGGTCCTATGAACTGATCGCCCTGCCGCTGAAACTCGTCGGGTTCGACGCCAGCCCGGTCCGGGCCGTGCTCCGCAGCCTGTAG
- a CDS encoding RidA family protein: MTNNATNSAKAAEPVGAYPHARRVGNLLFLSGVGPRRRGSKDIPGVTLDASGVVASYDIEAQVRSCFDNVREILAEAGSSWDRIVDVLVFLTDMKRDFAVYNRLWAEYFPPGPNQPTRTTIQIGALPQGGNAPIAFEVKIVATVP; the protein is encoded by the coding sequence ATGACGAACAACGCCACCAACAGCGCGAAGGCGGCGGAACCCGTCGGGGCGTATCCGCACGCACGGCGGGTGGGGAACCTGCTGTTTCTCTCGGGCGTCGGCCCGCGTCGGCGCGGCAGCAAGGACATCCCCGGCGTCACGCTCGACGCTTCCGGCGTGGTTGCGTCCTACGACATCGAGGCCCAGGTCCGCTCGTGCTTCGACAACGTGAGGGAGATCCTCGCCGAGGCGGGGTCGTCGTGGGACCGGATCGTCGACGTGCTCGTGTTCCTCACGGACATGAAGCGGGATTTCGCCGTATACAACCGCTTGTGGGCTGAGTACTTCCCGCCGGGCCCGAACCAGCCGACGCGCACGACGATTCAGATCGGGGCCCTCCCGCAGGGCGGCAACGCGCCGATCGCCTTTGAAGTGAAGATTGTCGCAACGGTTCCGTGA